The following proteins are encoded in a genomic region of Triticum dicoccoides isolate Atlit2015 ecotype Zavitan chromosome 1B, WEW_v2.0, whole genome shotgun sequence:
- the LOC119311723 gene encoding mitogen-activated protein kinase kinase 9-like: MAPGGTMPPCAPHLMFRRPGLAAPAPHAVVPPPAAADMDKEGEERRLRLSDLEWVADLGEGASGVVTKVRLRGGTAGPAFALKVAHYPDDTDAGREQDEVLRRACGAGPPSPYVVRCHAVLRGAGGEPACLLELMDAGSLHDVHRRRGGRGGLPEPALAEVAARCALGLAHLHARGVAHLDLKPDNLLASARGDVKIADFGVSRIFSRDGNQRSTRVSVAVGTTAYMSPERFAPNAQAGPRGACAADVWSLGVTVLELFLGHRPVLPAERTPSWKMFKEAICYGDPPSVPDSAAASAELRGFVAACVQKDPRRRATVPQLLAHPFVARRDVEASRRALREIIVETM, from the coding sequence ATGGCGCCCGGCGGCACGATGCCCCCGTGCGCGCCCCACCTCATGTTCCGCCGCCCGGGCCTCGCCGCGCCTGCGCCTCACGCCGTcgtgccgccgcctgccgccgctgacATGGACAAGGAGGGGGAGGAGCGCCGGCTGAGGCTGTCCGACCTGGAGTGGGTGGCCGACCTCGGCGAGGGCGCGAGCGGGGTGGTGACCAAGGTCCGCCTCCGCGGCGGCACCGCCGGCCCCGCGTTCGCGCTCAAGGTGGCCCACTACCCCGACGACACCGACGCGGGGAGGGAGCAGGACGAGGTGCTCCGCCGCGCGTGCGGGGCCGGGCCGCCGTCGCCGTACGTCGTGCGCTGCCACGCCGTCCTCCGGGGCGCCGGCGGCGAGCCCGCGTGCCTCCTCGAGCTCATGGACGCCGGGTCGCTCCACGACGTCCACCGCCGCCGGGGCGGCCGCGGCGGCCTCCCGGAGCCCGCGCTCGCCGAGGTGGCCGCGCGCTGCGCCCTCGGGCTCGCGCACCTCCACGCGCGCGGCGTCGCGCACCTCGACCTCAAGCCCGACAACCTGCTCGCCAGCGCCCGCGGGGACGTCAAGATCGCCGACTTCGGCGTCTCGCGGATCTTCTCCCGCGACGGCAATCAGCGCTCTACccgggtctccgtcgccgtcgggaCCACCGCGTACATGAGCCCCGAGCGGTTCGCGCCTAACGCCCAGGCCGGCCCGCGCGGGGCCTGCGCCGCCGACGTCTGGAGCCTGGGCGTCAccgtcctggagctcttcttggggCACCGCCCTGTCCTGCCGGCCGAACGGACGCCGTCCTGGAAGATGTTCAAGGAGGCCATCTGCTACGGGGATCCTCCGTCGGTGCCGGAcagcgcggcggcgtcggcggagCTGCGCGGGTTCGTGGCCGCGTGCGTGCAGAAGGATCCCCGGAGGCGCGCCACGGTGCCGCAGCTGCTCGCGCACCCGTTCGTGGCGCGCCGGGACGTCGAGGCATCGCGCCGCGCGCTACGAGAGATTATCGTGGAGACCATGTAG